TATTATGCCCCTACCTCCAGGTATGGTTCACCGCAGGAATTCATGGCCTTCATTGATGCCTTTCACCAGGAAGGAATCGGTGTGATCCTGGACTGGGTGCCTTCGCATTTTCCATATGACGAGCATGGCTTATTCCGTTTCGATGGCACGCATACTTACGAGTATGCCGACATGCGCAAGGGCTTTCACCCGGACTGGAATAGCTATATCTTCAACTATGCCCGCAATGAGGTGCGCTCATTCTTATTGAGCAATGCCATATTCTGGTTAGATAAATATCATGCAGACGGATTGCGGGTAGATGCAGTCGCCTCTATGATTCACCTGAATTATTCCCGCGAAGCTGGTAAATGGGAACCGAATGAACATGGGGGAGAAGAGAACCTGGAAGCGATCTCTTTCCTGAAAAATATGAATGCTACAATCTATTCACTTTTTCCGGATGTACAGACGATCGCTGAAGAATCTACTTCTTTTTATGGGGTGTCAAGACCTGTGTTCATGGGCGGTCTTGGATTTGGCATGAAATGGATGATGGGGTGGATGAATGATACACTGGCGTATTTCAAACGGGATCCTTATTACAGGAAATTCCAGCAGGATCAGCTTACATTTAGTATCGCCTATGCATTTACAGAAAACTTTATGTTGCCGCTCAGTCATGATGAAGTGGTGCATGGAAAATCTCCCATGCTGTATAAAATGCCTGGTGATGACTGGCAGAAATTTGCGAACCTGCGATTGATGTACAGTTATATGTTCACACACCCGGGTACGAAACTGTTATTCATGGGCGATGAGTTTGGACAGACATCAGAATGGAATTATAAATCACAGCTCGACTGGCACCTGATGGAACATACTTCGCACCAGGGCCTGAAGGCATTTGTAAAAGCACTAAATCATCTGTACAGGGCAGAACCTGCATTGTACATAAAGCAGTTTGAATACTACGGGTTTGAATGGGTGAATGTTTCCGATTATGACAATAGTGTGTTGGCTTACCTGAGAAAAGGAATGGACCCGAAGGAGGATATACTGATCATACTGAACATGACACCCATAGCCAGGGAAAATTATTTACTGGCAGTAAATGAAAATGCCAGCTGGAAAGAAGTGCTGAACAGTGATGCGGAAGTGTTTTTCGGTAGTGGTGTAATTAATACTGCCATTGTAAAAGCGAAGCAGGAAGCGTATAACGGTAAGGAGTATACTTTGCTGCTGAGATTACCTCCTTTAGGTGCTGCCATATTCAAAAAAGTGTAGATATTATTCTTACTTAAATAGTTAGTGTCCTTCCTGCGGGAAGGACTTTTTTTTGAAACAAACTTTGCGACAAAATCCCTGAATTCCGCGATGAATCCCCATCAATAAGAGTACTAAATTGCACATAGAATTAAAAACCGCTTTTTGTAAAAAATTGAATAAGAGTTTATTGTAAGGCATGTGAAAATAAATTATACGCTGTTAAACTTTTGTTTATTTTTTTAGTCAAACCTTAGCTTACTGATAGTAGTAAAAAATTTATGCAAATCTGTAGTAGGCTAAATCTCTATTATTAAACCAAAAACCATTCTTTTATGAAGACCTATCTCCGCACTTCCGGATGGGGGCTAGCCACGTTAGTATTGTTGGCTTTAGTTGTTTATTCCTGTAAAAAGGATAACTCTAATGCATCAACAGGCCTTGGCGCAAACCAACAGAGACTGAATGTATTCCTGGCAGATGATCCAGGCAGTCGCTTTGATAACGTATTTCTGGACATCAAGTCAGTACAGGTACTCGTTGATACCTGCGATGGTGCTAATGGAAAGGGTAAAGGTGGCAGCAATAGTGGTGAAGACTGGGGTAATGACTACAACCGTTGTCACTGGGGTGAAGATAAAAACGACCGGAATGATTCCTGCAAGGTTTGGGATTCTCTGGCTATCTCAGCAGGCGTGTACGATGTACTTTCACTGCGTAACGGCGCTGATACCTTACTCTCTGAAGGTGTAGTAACAGCAGGCAAAGTAAGAAGAATCCAGATCAACCTTGGGGACAACAACTACCTGGTGAAAGACAGCATTCAGTATCCGCTGAAAGCACTTAATGGCCAGGTGAAACTGGTGGTAAACATCCGTCCTGAAGAATGGGAAGAATACCAGAGCGGTCATTACCGCCTGTGGCTGGATTTCGATGTAGACCGTTCTATTATCCAGACCGGCAATGGCAAGTTTATACTGCGTCCTGTTATTCACGTATTCCTGGTATCAGAAACAGGTAGTATCTCCGGTAAAGTAACCCCTTACGAAGCGTATCCGGTGCTGACTGTATACAACAATACTGACACTGCTTATGCATTACCATGGAAGAATGGAGAGTGGAAGATCAGAGGTTTGAATACAGGTACTTACAATGTATTTGTAAATGCATCTAATGGGTATGCTGATACAACAATTACCGGTGTGAAAATCGAAACTGGTAAGAATACAGCAATAAATGCGATCAAACTGAGTAAGTAAGTATAGAACAGGATATAAGGACTAAGACACACCATCATAAAATGAGAGGCTATATCGTTATAGATATAGCCTCTTTTCGTTTTCAGAATATAGTATTTTTGGGCAGGCTGCCGGCCTCTCTAATGCATATTATAAAAATTACTAACTTGTGTAAAATATCGCTGAATGAGAAAAATCCTCGCATTTTCTGTACTACAACTGTT
This window of the Chitinophaga sancti genome carries:
- a CDS encoding DUF4382 domain-containing protein; the protein is MKTYLRTSGWGLATLVLLALVVYSCKKDNSNASTGLGANQQRLNVFLADDPGSRFDNVFLDIKSVQVLVDTCDGANGKGKGGSNSGEDWGNDYNRCHWGEDKNDRNDSCKVWDSLAISAGVYDVLSLRNGADTLLSEGVVTAGKVRRIQINLGDNNYLVKDSIQYPLKALNGQVKLVVNIRPEEWEEYQSGHYRLWLDFDVDRSIIQTGNGKFILRPVIHVFLVSETGSISGKVTPYEAYPVLTVYNNTDTAYALPWKNGEWKIRGLNTGTYNVFVNASNGYADTTITGVKIETGKNTAINAIKLSK
- the glgB gene encoding 1,4-alpha-glucan branching protein GlgB, which encodes MNYLVSTALSRFMTKDNTHQLQPVEPFSLFSEQDIALFQEGRHPHLYEKFGSHQTTFQGVSGTYFAVWAPNATYLSVIGDFNDWDQHRHHLYPRWDKSGIWEGFIPQVAPGTLYKYFIRSNAGEELRKGDPYANYWELRPKTASITWELDYKWKDSNWMKTRSQHNSLQSPYSVYEVHLGSWQRPDPNNHEVFYNYSEIAARLIPYVKEMGFTHVELMPVMEHPFDGSWGYQGTGYYAPTSRYGSPQEFMAFIDAFHQEGIGVILDWVPSHFPYDEHGLFRFDGTHTYEYADMRKGFHPDWNSYIFNYARNEVRSFLLSNAIFWLDKYHADGLRVDAVASMIHLNYSREAGKWEPNEHGGEENLEAISFLKNMNATIYSLFPDVQTIAEESTSFYGVSRPVFMGGLGFGMKWMMGWMNDTLAYFKRDPYYRKFQQDQLTFSIAYAFTENFMLPLSHDEVVHGKSPMLYKMPGDDWQKFANLRLMYSYMFTHPGTKLLFMGDEFGQTSEWNYKSQLDWHLMEHTSHQGLKAFVKALNHLYRAEPALYIKQFEYYGFEWVNVSDYDNSVLAYLRKGMDPKEDILIILNMTPIARENYLLAVNENASWKEVLNSDAEVFFGSGVINTAIVKAKQEAYNGKEYTLLLRLPPLGAAIFKKV